In [Phormidium] sp. ETS-05, the genomic window GCAACAATGATCAAACTCGCCACATCAAAGTTATGAGCAACCGCAAACCATCTCAAAAGCTGCTGGTAAAAATGACCATTGCCAGCGCCGGAGTTATTTTCTCCACCCTCTTTTCCACTGGGGCTTTCTCGCAAACACCCCTGGGAGAAAACACGCAAAAAGCGATGATTGAAGCGATTAACGACGAGTACCGCGCCCGCGCTTTTTATAGCGCCGTCATTGAAAAATTTGGGCCAGTGCGTCCGTTCATCAATATTGTGCAGTCAGAAGGAAACCATGTTAACCTGTGGAATTCTTTATTTGCCAGACATGGAGTTTCCGTGCCCGCCGATACCTTTGCTGGCCAAATGTCGGCTCCCGATACTTTAGCAGATGCCTGTCAAGCTGGCGCTGACGCTGAAGTTGCCAACGTAGCAATGTACGATCGCTTTTTGGAGTTTGTCACCGAGCCAGATTTGAGGGCCGCCTTTACCCAACTGCGCCAAGTTTCTGAGGAAAGACATTTACAGGCTTTTATCCGGTGTTTGAACAGTTCCTCTCGCAGGCAAAGGGGCAATTTTTAACATTTTTCGGCAGGGGGCGTTATTTTTGACCATTAGTCTCCGTTTGATTCCGCCCCCGCCAGAAATATCAGCTCCTTTTCAAGAAAATTGCTAAATCAACAGCGATATGGTAAAATAATTACAAAAAAAATGGGAAACAGCGACTGACGCCCCTATGACAAAAATCACCTTTCTTAACCGGTTGACTTGGCTGGAAAAACTCAGCCAGTATTTCCCCATTTTTACCTGGGGACTGCATTACCAGCGCGCCTATATCGTGGGAGATGTCACCGCTGGCATTATCGTTGCCAGCTTGCTAATTCCCCAAGGCATGGCCTACGCGATGCTGGCGGGTTTACCACCGCAAGTGGGACTCTATGCCAGCATTCTCCCCCAAATTATATACGCCTTTTTAGGCACCAGCCGGATGTTGTCGGTGGCCCCGGTTGCGGTGGATTCCTTGATGGTAGCGGCGACAGTTAGTGTTTTGGCCAAAGAAAACACGCCGGAATATTTAGGACTAGCATTAACTTTAGCATTTCTGGTGGGAATTCTGGAAATTCTGATGGGAGTTTTCCGATTAGGGTTTTTGGTTAACTTTCTCAGTCAATCGGTGATTTCTGGATTTATCAGCGCGGCGGCGATTATCATTGGTTGCAGCCAGCTCAAACACCTATTTGGCCTGAAAATTCCCCAAACTGAATCGTTTTTACAGCTAGTTGGTTATTTGGTGGAAAAAATCGGCACCACCAATTGGATAACCTTGGGACTAGGAGTGGCAAGTCTGGCTGCTTTGGTGTATTTTAAGCATGGTTTGGGTCAGCAGCTTAAAAACTGGGGATTACAAGAGGAGACGATCGCCCCCATCACCAAAAGCGGCCCATTAATCGTAGTAGCTGGCAGCACCCTGATAGTGTGGTTATTGCACCTGGATAAAATCGCCGCCGTGAAAATCGTGGGAGACATCCCCAAAGGGTTGCCACCGGTATCTTTTCCCATAACCGATTTGAATACTTTGCAATCCTTATTACCAGCCGCCTTAGCCATCAGCTTCGTGGGGTTTATGGAAGCATTTGCCGTGGGCAAATTTCTGGCCAGCAAGAAACGGCAACAAGTGGAAGCAAATCAAGAATTAATCGCTTTAGGGGCAGCAAATTTAAGCGCTGCTTTTACCGGCGGCTATCCCATTACCGGCGGTTTGAGTCGGTCTGTAGTCAATTTCTCTGCTGGAGCCAATACGGCACTAGCATCGATAATTACAGCTATTCTCATCGCTGTCACCGTGATGTTTATCACGCCGTTGTTTTATTTCCTCCCCCAAACCAGCTTAGCGGCGGTTATTTTAGTAGCGGTGGCGAATTTGCTGGATTTTGGCACCCTCAAACGTC contains:
- a CDS encoding SulP family inorganic anion transporter, which gives rise to MTKITFLNRLTWLEKLSQYFPIFTWGLHYQRAYIVGDVTAGIIVASLLIPQGMAYAMLAGLPPQVGLYASILPQIIYAFLGTSRMLSVAPVAVDSLMVAATVSVLAKENTPEYLGLALTLAFLVGILEILMGVFRLGFLVNFLSQSVISGFISAAAIIIGCSQLKHLFGLKIPQTESFLQLVGYLVEKIGTTNWITLGLGVASLAALVYFKHGLGQQLKNWGLQEETIAPITKSGPLIVVAGSTLIVWLLHLDKIAAVKIVGDIPKGLPPVSFPITDLNTLQSLLPAALAISFVGFMEAFAVGKFLASKKRQQVEANQELIALGAANLSAAFTGGYPITGGLSRSVVNFSAGANTALASIITAILIAVTVMFITPLFYFLPQTSLAAVILVAVANLLDFGTLKRLWGYDKTDAIAWLAAFVAVLLTSVEKGIMMGAAISLLLHLWRTSKPHIAIVGRVGDTEHFRNVRRHEVKTCPDVLAVRVDESLYFVNAKYLQDYVLQYLAHNPQVKHLVLVCSAVNMIDGSALETLQSLITDLKRMGVEFYLSEVKGPVLDKLEKVGFVEALGRERIFLSTDMAMRQLECV
- a CDS encoding DUF2202 domain-containing protein, whose translation is MSNRKPSQKLLVKMTIASAGVIFSTLFSTGAFSQTPLGENTQKAMIEAINDEYRARAFYSAVIEKFGPVRPFINIVQSEGNHVNLWNSLFARHGVSVPADTFAGQMSAPDTLADACQAGADAEVANVAMYDRFLEFVTEPDLRAAFTQLRQVSEERHLQAFIRCLNSSSRRQRGNF